The following are encoded together in the Pleurocapsa sp. FMAR1 genome:
- a CDS encoding succinate dehydrogenase/fumarate reductase iron-sulfur subunit: protein MKINLKVWRQPNAEAKGKLEEYTVSNAHPSMSFIELLDVLNEQLIKNDQEPVAFDSDCGEGICGSCGMMINGVAHGEQKQTAVCQLHLRSFKDEDTIVVEPWRAKAFPVIKDLVVDRSAFDRIVAAGGYISVNTGAAPDANSLPVAKENSDRAFDYAACIGCGACVAACPNASASLFTAAKVSHLALLPQGHPERKQRVLDMTAQMANEGFGDCSNHGECTAVCPKGISLDAISSMRREYIKAMFS, encoded by the coding sequence ATGAAAATTAATTTAAAAGTTTGGCGACAACCTAATGCCGAAGCTAAAGGAAAATTAGAAGAGTACACTGTATCTAATGCTCATCCTAGTATGTCATTTATTGAACTATTAGACGTATTAAACGAGCAGCTAATCAAAAATGATCAAGAACCTGTAGCCTTTGATAGCGACTGTGGTGAGGGGATTTGTGGCTCTTGTGGCATGATGATTAACGGGGTGGCGCATGGAGAACAAAAACAAACTGCCGTGTGTCAACTGCACCTTAGAAGTTTTAAGGATGAAGACACAATCGTAGTAGAACCCTGGCGTGCCAAAGCTTTTCCTGTAATTAAAGACTTGGTAGTTGATCGCTCTGCCTTTGATCGTATAGTTGCTGCGGGGGGCTATATCTCCGTTAATACTGGTGCTGCACCTGATGCTAATTCTCTACCTGTAGCCAAAGAAAATAGCGATCGCGCTTTTGATTATGCAGCCTGTATCGGCTGTGGTGCTTGTGTTGCTGCTTGTCCTAATGCTTCTGCTTCCCTATTTACCGCAGCTAAAGTTTCTCATCTAGCATTGCTTCCTCAAGGACACCCCGAACGCAAACAGCGGGTGTTGGATATGACAGCACAAATGGCAAATGAAGGGTTTGGCGACTGTTCTAATCATGGAGAATGTACTGCTGTCTGTCCCAAAGGTATTTCTTTGGATGCTATTTCTTCTATGCGTCGAGAATATATCAAAGCGATGTTTAGTTAA
- a CDS encoding ComEA family DNA-binding protein has translation MFKLSEIGIRNKIAKDPYYRFQSLREIAIAIEMGIRIDVNQATIDDWLRLPGFSIHQARSLVDLVKMGVQLVCLEDVAAAINVSVQRLQPYESILTFAYYDCLSPLSPKKVNLNTAELEEIAVIPGLDTNLASIFLENRQENGKYRNIVDLQRRLNLDSELISQLMHYLQF, from the coding sequence ATGTTTAAGTTATCTGAAATTGGCATTAGAAATAAAATAGCCAAAGATCCTTATTATCGTTTTCAGTCGTTACGAGAAATTGCGATCGCCATTGAGATGGGAATCAGAATTGACGTGAATCAGGCAACAATAGACGATTGGCTAAGGCTGCCAGGGTTTTCCATTCATCAGGCGCGATCGCTAGTAGATTTAGTCAAAATGGGAGTGCAGCTAGTTTGTCTTGAAGATGTTGCTGCTGCAATCAACGTTTCTGTGCAGCGTCTTCAACCCTATGAGTCGATTCTAACTTTTGCCTACTACGATTGTCTCAGTCCTTTAAGTCCGAAGAAAGTCAATCTCAATACTGCTGAACTAGAAGAGATCGCTGTAATTCCTGGCTTAGATACAAATTTAGCCTCTATATTTCTGGAAAATCGTCAGGAAAACGGTAAATATCGCAATATTGTCGATCTCCAACGTCGTCTAAATTTGGATAGTGAGTTAATATCGCAGCTAATGCACTATTTGCAATTTTAG
- a CDS encoding NINE protein, whose amino-acid sequence MLDKLFKHHKNRRVAIALALLGTITPIAGLHKLYLGQPIWGIIYILLWSTPISRIAAAIDAVWYIVQDQEQFERQFNGYSQYNLNTSPQVKAIAEAMRELDRLREDGLVTEYEFEQKRRQLLEHIA is encoded by the coding sequence GTGTTAGACAAACTATTTAAACACCACAAAAATAGGCGCGTTGCCATAGCACTAGCTTTGTTAGGAACAATTACACCGATCGCAGGACTTCATAAACTATATTTAGGACAGCCCATCTGGGGAATTATTTATATTCTCTTATGGTCAACACCTATCTCTAGAATTGCTGCTGCTATTGATGCAGTCTGGTATATTGTTCAAGATCAAGAACAGTTTGAACGTCAGTTTAACGGCTATAGCCAATACAATCTTAATACCTCACCTCAAGTAAAAGCGATCGCCGAAGCCATGCGAGAACTAGATCGACTACGAGAAGACGGTTTGGTTACAGAATATGAATTTGAACAAAAACGCCGTCAGTTATTAGAACATATTGCATAA
- the metK gene encoding methionine adenosyltransferase — MSRNYLFTSESVTEGHPDKICDQISDTILDAILTQDPLSRVAAEVVVNTGLVLVTGEITTKAQVNYVDLVRKKIAEIGYVHAENGFSADSCSVLVALDEQSPDISQGVTSAQEQRENLSDSELDKIGAGDQGLMFGFACNETPELMPLPISLAHRVSRRLAEVRKHGELSYLRPDGKTQVSIQYEDGKPVGIDTILVSTQHTETIDNLSENSAVQKKIKEDLWSGVIQPVFADLDLKPTDKTRFLVNPTGKFVVGGPQGDSGLTGRKIIVDTYGGYSRHGGGAFSGKDPTKVDRSASYACRYVANNIVAAGLADKCEVQVSYAIGVARPVSVFIETFGTAKVDEDALLKIAQEHFELRPAGIIQTLNLRNLPQERGGRFYQDVAAYGHFGRSDLDLPWEKTDKAEQLKDALLSNSAV; from the coding sequence TTGTCTCGTAACTACTTATTCACCTCCGAATCTGTCACAGAGGGACATCCCGATAAGATTTGTGATCAGATTTCAGATACCATTTTAGACGCTATCCTAACTCAAGACCCTTTAAGCCGTGTTGCGGCAGAAGTAGTAGTTAATACAGGCTTGGTTTTAGTTACAGGAGAAATAACGACTAAAGCTCAGGTCAATTATGTAGATTTAGTCAGAAAAAAAATAGCCGAAATTGGCTATGTCCATGCTGAAAATGGGTTTTCAGCCGATAGCTGTTCTGTGCTAGTTGCCTTAGATGAACAGTCTCCAGATATTTCTCAAGGTGTAACTTCGGCTCAAGAACAAAGAGAAAATCTTAGTGATAGTGAGCTAGATAAAATTGGGGCAGGAGATCAGGGGTTGATGTTTGGCTTTGCCTGTAACGAAACTCCAGAATTGATGCCATTGCCTATCAGTTTGGCTCATCGGGTGTCTCGTCGTTTGGCAGAAGTACGTAAACACGGTGAATTATCTTATCTACGTCCTGATGGCAAAACTCAGGTTTCAATTCAATACGAAGATGGAAAACCAGTCGGCATTGATACTATTTTAGTTTCGACTCAGCACACAGAAACTATTGACAATCTTTCAGAAAATAGTGCTGTGCAGAAAAAAATCAAAGAAGATCTTTGGTCTGGGGTGATTCAGCCTGTATTCGCTGATTTAGATTTAAAACCAACTGACAAAACCCGTTTTTTAGTTAATCCTACAGGTAAGTTTGTCGTTGGTGGTCCTCAAGGAGATTCTGGCTTAACTGGTCGTAAAATTATTGTAGACACTTACGGTGGCTATTCTCGTCATGGTGGTGGTGCTTTTTCTGGTAAAGACCCCACGAAAGTAGACCGCAGTGCTTCTTATGCTTGTCGTTATGTAGCAAATAATATTGTGGCAGCGGGTTTAGCAGATAAATGCGAAGTCCAGGTAAGTTATGCCATTGGCGTTGCTAGACCTGTTAGTGTGTTTATTGAAACCTTTGGTACTGCAAAAGTTGATGAAGATGCGCTGTTAAAAATAGCTCAAGAACATTTTGAGTTGCGTCCTGCGGGAATTATTCAAACTCTCAATCTACGCAATCTTCCTCAAGAAAGAGGTGGTCGCTTCTATCAAGATGTAGCTGCGTATGGACACTTTGGCAGAAGTGATCTAGATTTGCCTTGGGAGAAAACTGATAAAGCAGAGCAATTAAAAGACGCTCTATTGTCTAATAGTGCAGTTTAA
- a CDS encoding HAD family hydrolase yields MSVAIACQDVKFNNIDAIIFDKDGTLENSLEFWRGVGTERARLIDAQIPGVGEPLLMAFGILDNSLDPTGLMAVGSRLENEIAAAAYIAETGRSWHEAREIAQQAFTELSESKYIIKNPQTVPLFADVKETLEHLSNTGLKIGILSSDSTSEVENFVDAHELKKYIQLSMGVDGEIIKPDPRLFIQACQTLGVTPQQTLMVGDSAFDITMAKNANAAAAIGICRHKNVKLSQADIQISNLLELQTLSS; encoded by the coding sequence TTGTCAGTTGCGATCGCTTGTCAAGATGTAAAATTTAATAATATTGATGCCATTATTTTTGATAAAGATGGCACTTTAGAAAACTCCTTAGAATTCTGGCGCGGGGTAGGTACTGAAAGAGCGCGTTTGATTGATGCTCAAATACCAGGGGTAGGAGAGCCTTTGTTAATGGCGTTTGGTATTTTAGATAATAGTTTAGACCCTACAGGTTTAATGGCTGTTGGCAGTCGCCTTGAAAACGAGATTGCTGCTGCTGCTTATATTGCTGAAACAGGAAGAAGCTGGCACGAAGCAAGAGAAATTGCTCAACAGGCTTTTACAGAACTATCTGAGTCAAAATATATAATCAAAAATCCTCAAACAGTACCCTTGTTCGCTGATGTAAAGGAAACTCTTGAGCATTTGTCTAATACAGGTCTAAAAATTGGCATTTTATCTAGCGATTCTACTTCAGAAGTTGAAAACTTCGTTGACGCTCATGAACTTAAGAAATATATTCAACTAAGTATGGGAGTTGATGGCGAAATTATTAAACCAGATCCCAGACTCTTTATTCAAGCTTGCCAAACTTTGGGAGTTACACCCCAACAAACACTAATGGTAGGAGATTCTGCGTTTGATATAACTATGGCAAAAAACGCTAATGCAGCAGCAGCTATTGGCATTTGTCGTCACAAAAATGTGAAATTATCCCAGGCAGATATTCAGATTTCCAACCTCTTGGAGCTACAAACTTTGTCATCTTAA
- a CDS encoding 30S ribosomal protein S1, with product MVNQQTKSTTDIGFTHEDFAALLDKYDYHFSPGDIVAGTVFSMEPRGALIDIGAKTAAYIPIQEMSINRVDNPTEVLQADETREFFILTDENEDGQLTLSIRRIEYMRAWERVRQLQQEDATVRSNVFATNRGGALVRIEGLRGFIPGSHISAREAKEDLVGEDLPLKFLEVDEERNRLVLSHRRALVERKMNGLEVGQVVRGSVRGIKPYGAFIDIGGVSGLLHISEISHDHIDTPHSVFGVNDELKVMIIDLDAERGRISLSTKQLEPEPGDMLKNRDIVFEKAEEMAEKYRQKLLAEAEGVTLEEAAAMVEESVVNDETAVEETVAEGEEAVEEPVAETAAEETVEPTSEATEDTPEDSEGEMVGAAVDE from the coding sequence ATGGTCAATCAGCAAACAAAAAGTACTACAGATATTGGTTTCACTCACGAAGATTTCGCTGCTCTACTCGACAAATACGATTATCACTTCAGTCCTGGCGACATAGTAGCGGGAACAGTTTTTAGTATGGAACCAAGGGGAGCTTTGATTGACATTGGTGCTAAAACTGCTGCGTATATTCCTATTCAAGAGATGTCGATCAATAGAGTTGACAATCCTACTGAAGTGCTTCAGGCAGATGAAACCAGAGAGTTCTTTATTTTAACTGACGAGAACGAAGACGGACAGCTAACTTTGTCTATCAGACGCATTGAGTATATGCGTGCTTGGGAGCGAGTAAGACAGCTACAGCAGGAGGATGCTACAGTTCGTTCCAATGTTTTTGCGACTAACCGTGGTGGCGCATTAGTCAGAATTGAAGGTTTGAGAGGCTTTATTCCTGGTTCTCATATTAGTGCTAGGGAAGCAAAAGAAGATTTAGTTGGGGAAGATTTACCACTCAAATTTTTAGAGGTAGATGAAGAGCGCAACCGACTGGTTCTAAGTCATCGTCGAGCGCTAGTAGAGCGTAAGATGAACGGTTTAGAGGTAGGTCAAGTAGTTAGAGGCTCTGTACGTGGAATCAAACCTTACGGTGCATTTATCGATATTGGTGGCGTAAGTGGATTGCTTCACATCTCGGAAATCTCTCATGACCACATTGATACTCCTCACAGCGTATTTGGTGTTAATGACGAATTAAAGGTAATGATTATCGACCTGGATGCAGAAAGAGGTCGTATATCTCTATCTACTAAGCAGCTTGAGCCAGAACCAGGTGATATGCTCAAAAATAGAGATATAGTATTTGAGAAAGCCGAAGAAATGGCTGAAAAATATCGCCAAAAACTATTGGCTGAAGCCGAAGGAGTTACTTTAGAAGAAGCTGCTGCAATGGTAGAAGAATCTGTAGTAAACGATGAGACTGCTGTAGAAGAAACGGTGGCAGAAGGTGAAGAAGCAGTAGAAGAACCAGTTGCAGAAACAGCGGCAGAGGAAACTGTTGAACCTACAAGCGAAGCAACAGAAGATACCCCTGAAGATTCAGAAGGGGAAATGGTTGGTGCAGCAGTAGATGAATAA
- a CDS encoding spore photoproduct lyase family protein: MSKSAISTPINSTQSNGTVASKTKLWLPKQVLITPAADSQPWGQQIVARVKDLGISVQKLSQNRITGLRGKTEKETYAIAKNTLAIVNAPPSQLKLTPIPPSADWQFHLAQGCPAHCQYCYLAGSLSGVPVVKAYGNLPQILANLSNYEQEDQDTTYEVSCYTDPLGIEHLTGSLAECIRYFGTRKSAYLRWVTKFDHVDQLLDLPHNGHTRCRVSVNADPVSHFMEGGTATVEERLQGLRKLALKGYPVGVVVAPIMAIANWQQHYENLFAKIRQALDFEGDLTFELITHRFTPKSKEVLQTWYPNSKLDLEEGDRAQKRNKFGGVKYVYARDTMTELKEFIQTQIITNFPQGEILYWT, from the coding sequence ATGAGCAAATCTGCTATTTCAACGCCGATCAACTCTACGCAATCCAACGGGACTGTTGCTTCTAAAACTAAACTTTGGCTGCCAAAGCAAGTATTAATTACTCCTGCTGCTGATTCTCAACCCTGGGGACAACAAATTGTTGCCAGGGTAAAAGACTTAGGTATTTCAGTTCAAAAGCTATCGCAAAATAGAATAACTGGTTTGCGTGGCAAAACTGAAAAAGAGACTTATGCGATCGCCAAAAATACTTTAGCTATAGTTAACGCACCACCCAGTCAACTTAAACTTACACCTATTCCGCCATCGGCTGATTGGCAATTTCATTTGGCACAAGGTTGTCCTGCACACTGTCAGTATTGTTATTTGGCAGGAAGTCTATCAGGAGTACCCGTAGTTAAAGCTTATGGAAATTTACCGCAAATTCTGGCAAATTTGAGCAATTACGAACAGGAAGATCAAGATACAACCTATGAAGTTAGCTGTTATACAGATCCTTTGGGCATAGAACACTTGACTGGTAGTTTAGCTGAATGTATTCGCTATTTTGGTACCAGGAAATCTGCTTATCTACGTTGGGTAACCAAGTTCGATCATGTCGATCAGCTATTGGATTTACCTCATAACGGGCATACTCGCTGTCGCGTCAGCGTCAATGCCGATCCTGTTAGTCATTTTATGGAAGGAGGTACGGCTACCGTAGAAGAGAGGCTACAGGGATTACGTAAGCTAGCTTTGAAGGGTTATCCTGTGGGCGTTGTCGTTGCGCCAATTATGGCGATCGCAAATTGGCAGCAGCATTACGAAAACTTGTTTGCTAAAATTCGTCAGGCATTAGATTTTGAAGGCGATCTTACTTTTGAATTAATCACTCATCGCTTTACCCCTAAATCAAAAGAGGTTTTGCAGACATGGTATCCTAATAGCAAACTAGATTTAGAAGAAGGCGATCGCGCTCAAAAGCGCAACAAGTTTGGTGGTGTAAAGTATGTTTATGCTCGCGACACTATGACAGAACTTAAAGAATTTATTCAAACACAAATCATTACTAATTTTCCTCAAGGGGAAATTTTATATTGGACTTAG
- a CDS encoding GMC family oxidoreductase — translation MNHYDIIIIGAGAGGGTVAYSLAPTGKRILIIERGGYLPKEDDNWNPEAIFQGRKYQVTEKWFDKDNNSFSPQAFYNVGGNTKVYGAALQRMREADFGEVKHQDGISPAWELSYQDLETYYTRAESIFKIHGQKGEDPTEPPMSAEYPFPPLPHEPRMQEVANDLQNLGLHPHHLTLAVDRNVEDPENSKCIRCATCDPYPCKIDAKLDAQIACVDPATEYENIELKINALVTKLITDDSGKQIKAVEVEIDGNKEQYSADTFVLSAGAINSATLLLKSANEQHPNGLGNSSGMVGRNLMLHNHSAVVAIADKPNPVKFQKTLGFNDFYFGSPEHDYPLGQIQMTGKSKWNRLATFSPDSVPQATLEYMADHAVDWWLTSEDLPDPDNRVTLTEAGKIKVNFTRNNTKAHNQFIDMWQGYLRKVGFFMFMIKEVPLSAVWHQVGTCKFGSDPKTNVLDLNCRTHDVENLYVVDASFFPSMGAVNPTLTIVANALRVSDHIKDSLG, via the coding sequence ATGAACCATTACGACATTATTATTATCGGTGCGGGTGCCGGTGGCGGAACAGTAGCTTATTCTCTTGCGCCTACAGGAAAACGCATTTTAATTATTGAAAGAGGAGGATATTTACCAAAAGAAGATGACAATTGGAATCCTGAGGCAATTTTTCAGGGTAGAAAATATCAGGTAACAGAAAAATGGTTTGACAAAGACAACAACAGTTTTTCACCCCAGGCTTTTTATAATGTTGGCGGTAATACCAAAGTTTATGGCGCAGCTTTGCAAAGAATGCGTGAGGCTGACTTTGGAGAAGTAAAGCATCAAGACGGTATATCTCCTGCTTGGGAATTAAGCTATCAAGACCTAGAGACTTACTATACCCGTGCCGAGAGTATATTTAAAATACACGGACAAAAAGGGGAAGATCCTACCGAACCGCCTATGTCCGCCGAATATCCTTTCCCGCCTCTACCTCACGAACCCCGTATGCAGGAGGTAGCAAATGATTTGCAGAACCTGGGTTTACATCCTCATCATTTAACCCTAGCAGTAGATCGCAATGTTGAAGACCCCGAAAATAGTAAGTGTATTCGCTGTGCTACTTGCGATCCTTATCCCTGCAAAATTGATGCCAAACTTGATGCTCAAATAGCCTGTGTCGATCCTGCTACAGAATATGAAAATATAGAGTTAAAAATAAATGCTCTAGTTACCAAATTGATTACCGATGATAGTGGCAAACAGATAAAAGCTGTAGAAGTAGAAATTGACGGCAACAAAGAACAATATTCTGCCGATACTTTTGTGCTTTCTGCTGGGGCAATTAACTCCGCTACCTTACTCCTAAAATCTGCTAATGAGCAGCATCCTAATGGTTTGGGCAACTCTTCGGGTATGGTAGGACGCAACTTGATGTTACATAATCATTCTGCCGTAGTGGCGATCGCCGACAAGCCTAATCCAGTTAAATTTCAAAAAACTCTTGGCTTTAATGACTTTTATTTTGGTAGTCCCGAACACGACTATCCTTTAGGACAAATCCAAATGACGGGTAAATCAAAATGGAATCGATTAGCAACTTTTTCTCCCGACTCCGTACCTCAAGCAACTTTAGAGTATATGGCAGACCACGCGGTAGACTGGTGGCTAACTAGCGAAGATTTACCCGATCCTGATAATCGTGTCACCCTCACAGAAGCAGGAAAAATTAAAGTAAACTTTACTCGCAACAACACTAAAGCTCACAATCAGTTTATTGATATGTGGCAAGGGTATTTGCGCAAAGTTGGGTTCTTTATGTTTATGATCAAAGAAGTTCCTCTTAGTGCTGTATGGCATCAGGTAGGTACTTGTAAATTTGGTTCAGACCCTAAAACCAACGTTCTCGATCTTAACTGTCGTACTCATGATGTCGAGAATCTTTATGTTGTGGATGCTAGCTTTTTTCCTAGTATGGGTGCGGTAAATCCTACCTTAACCATCGTGGCAAATGCTTTAAGAGTAAGCGATCATATTAAAGATAGTTTGGGCTAA
- a CDS encoding FAD-dependent oxidoreductase has protein sequence MKEIAVAKVDELQDGQMQQIAVGDDQILLSKIDGQFYATGAFCTHYGAPLAKGILCNERIVCPWHNACFNAIAGQQEEPPALDSLTNFSVRIEGEQVLVKLPEDISQQRTLAMARYEPKVDQRTFVVLGAGSAGTVAVETLRQQGFQGQIVLISAEQKLPYDRTKLSKNYLQGKAEEDSLPLRSCEFYDQHNIELRFGEAVTKVDSINKLITFEDNSTLEYDSLLLATGGQAKKMDLPGSNLANIFTLRNTEDVNSILEEVKKAKKALIIGSSFIGMEAAASLNQQGLEVVVVSPSDVPFKKILGDRLGKMFQKLHEQNGVTFKFGTKATEFGGDGKVEYAVLENGEKIATDLVIVGIGVQPNTSYLEGIELNEKDHSIPVNEYLQTEIKDIYAAGDIASFPYQPMGESTRIEHWRLAAQHGKIAAINMLEKSKLTKADDIVPFFWSGQYDLKLRYVGHAESWDEIKIDGELAESNKSLDELEFLAFYLQNNKVMAVAGVNRDKDIAAISELMRRQKMPDANEIKNTEINWIDLI, from the coding sequence GCATTTTGCACCCACTATGGCGCACCTCTGGCTAAAGGAATTTTATGTAACGAAAGAATTGTTTGCCCTTGGCATAATGCCTGTTTTAATGCGATCGCAGGACAACAGGAAGAACCACCCGCATTAGATTCTCTCACAAATTTTTCTGTCAGGATAGAAGGAGAGCAAGTATTAGTAAAGCTGCCAGAGGATATATCTCAGCAGCGAACTCTAGCTATGGCAAGGTATGAACCTAAAGTTGACCAGCGTACCTTTGTAGTTTTGGGGGCGGGTTCAGCGGGTACAGTTGCCGTAGAAACTTTACGTCAGCAAGGTTTCCAGGGACAGATTGTTTTAATAAGTGCCGAACAAAAGCTACCCTATGACCGTACTAAGTTGAGTAAAAACTATCTTCAAGGTAAAGCTGAAGAAGATTCTTTACCTCTACGTAGCTGTGAGTTTTACGACCAACATAATATAGAGTTGCGCTTTGGTGAGGCAGTCACTAAGGTAGATTCCATAAATAAGTTAATTACCTTTGAAGACAATTCAACCCTTGAGTATGATTCCTTGCTGCTTGCTACAGGAGGACAAGCCAAGAAAATGGATCTGCCAGGGTCAAATTTAGCTAATATCTTTACCTTGAGGAACACAGAAGATGTCAACTCGATCCTGGAGGAAGTTAAAAAAGCCAAAAAAGCTTTAATAATTGGTTCGAGCTTTATTGGCATGGAAGCAGCAGCTAGTTTAAATCAGCAAGGGTTAGAAGTTGTTGTAGTCTCTCCTAGTGATGTCCCTTTTAAAAAGATCTTAGGCGATCGATTAGGCAAGATGTTCCAAAAACTTCATGAGCAAAACGGCGTAACCTTTAAATTTGGAACTAAAGCGACAGAATTTGGTGGCGATGGCAAAGTTGAATATGCCGTTTTGGAAAATGGTGAAAAAATAGCTACTGACCTAGTTATTGTTGGTATTGGTGTTCAACCCAACACTAGTTACTTAGAGGGAATTGAACTTAACGAGAAAGATCACAGTATTCCTGTCAATGAATATCTGCAAACTGAAATAAAAGATATCTATGCAGCGGGAGACATTGCTTCTTTTCCCTATCAACCTATGGGAGAATCAACCCGCATCGAACACTGGCGACTAGCAGCACAGCATGGGAAAATTGCAGCAATTAATATGCTGGAAAAAAGCAAGTTAACAAAAGCTGACGATATTGTTCCTTTCTTTTGGTCTGGTCAATACGATTTGAAACTACGTTATGTGGGACACGCTGAATCATGGGATGAAATTAAAATTGATGGAGAACTCGCTGAGTCTAATAAAAGTCTAGATGAGTTAGAATTTCTGGCATTCTATTTACAAAACAATAAGGTAATGGCAGTTGCAGGGGTAAATAGGGACAAGGATATTGCAGCTATTTCCGAACTGATGCGTCGGCAAAAAATGCCAGACGCAAATGAAATAAAAAATACTGAAATTAACTGGATTGATCTGATTTAA